A genomic segment from Salvia splendens isolate huo1 chromosome 13, SspV2, whole genome shotgun sequence encodes:
- the LOC121759977 gene encoding interferon-related developmental regulator 1-like, translating to MGRRNSQKKNSAMLDSDDLDSLSLSSPSKHFNNVMYSGEEEVLVDRESLLDQYLDALYEKRGSTRENALASTIEVFNNSIQHEFTEHKFATLLHQCLNSIKKGSPKEVALACHVIGLLALTAGSGEKAREILEESVSPISEALKSTFETSIILSLLACLAVITFVGGEEAEHAEKSMQIMWQVAHPKLGSNVVAAKPPAAVISMVVTAWSFLLTTVDERALHPRSWQDALSFLPTLLEKNDRSVRIAAGEALALLFEKGSLEKFCGESKVSGHHTCIEGDGSRKIMFVNGLKTKVINQMKDLSAEAGGRGSSKKDLNNQRNKFHDVVDFLENGHAPETSTKIGHELLHTSSWSQMIQLNFLKHFLAGGFVKHMHENPFLHNVFDFTPEIKLDHRMSAVEKRMYKSPNSALNKARTQFLNKQRMISKEKHDGYYAVGLVDA from the exons ATGGGGAGAA GAAATTCTCAAAAAAAGAATTCTGCAATGCTGGATTCCGATGATCTAGATAGCTTGAGCTTGTCATCACCTTCTAAGCACTTCAACAATGTAATGTACTCTGGCGAGGAGGAAGTGCTGGTTGATCGAGAGTCTTTGCTTGATCAATACTTGGATGCTTTATACGAGAAGAG AGGTTCTACTAGAGAAAATGCTTTGGCGTCAACTATTGAAGTCTTCAACAATAGCATACAACACGAGTTCACTGAACACAA GTTTGCTACATTGTTGCATCAGTGCTTAAATTCAATCAAGAAGGGTTCTCCGAAGGAGGTTGCCTTGGCATGTCACGTGATAG GGCTTCTAGCACTCACTGCTGGTTCCGGGGAGAAAGCACGAGAAATCTTGGAAGAATCGGTCTCTCCAATATCAGAAGCTCTTAAATCAACGTTTGAGACATCTATAATATTATCA TTGCTTGCATGTTTGGCTGTTATTACATTTGTTGGTGGAGAAGAAGCAGAGCATGCAGAGAAATCGATGCAAATAATGTGGCAAGTAGCTCATCCGAAATTGGGTTCCAAT GTTGTTGCTGCTAAACCTCCAGCAGCTGTGATAAGTATGGTGGTCACCGCTTGGTCATTTCTTCTTACCACAGTGGATGAAAGGGCACTCCACCCTAGAAGTTGGCAAGA TGCACTGTCCTTCCTTCCCACTCTACTGGAGAAGAACGACAGGTCAGTACGTATTGCTGCTGGTGAAGCACTTGCATTGCTCTTCGAGAAGGGGAGCCTGGAGAAGTTCTGTGGGGAGTCGAAAGTCTCTGGTCATCATACTTGTATTGAAGGGGATGGTTCTCGGAAAATAATGTTCGTAAATGGATTAAAGACTAAAGTCATTAACCAAATGAAAGATCTCTCCGCTGAGGCAGGTGGCAGAGGTTCCTCCAAGAAAGATCTGAATAACCAGAGGAACAAATTTCATGATGTTGTGGATTTTCTAGAG AATGGCCACGCCCCAGAAACCTCGACAAAGATCGGCCATGAGTTATTACATACAAGTTCATGGTCTCAAATGATACAG CTGAACTTCCTCAAACATTTTCTTGCTGGTGGATTTGTGAAGCACATGCAT GAGAATCCATTTCTTCATAATGTATTTGATTTCACTCCAGAGATAAAGCTTGATCACCGCATGTCTGCAGTCGAAAAG AGGATGTACAAGTCACCTAACTCGGCTCTCAACAAGGCTCGGACGCAGTTTCTTAACAAGCAGCGAATGATATCCAAG GAGAAGCATGATGGCTACTATGCGGTTGGTCTTGTCGATGCTTGA
- the LOC121761945 gene encoding uncharacterized protein LOC121761945 isoform X2: MAAAEQPLKKRRLYDPPPSSPPPPPSQPHEPPQRPPTPPPLSHDEIARRRRNQEGIRNVFECYKKIKLCIDRKDKHLTPELEEAYHSLITSAGGCASVQRLVAEYIPRYASFFPAALEAAGKALINMHNQCITVISGGEDIDGIAFETTKACILGLVDVCRAAASENRNSEVIQRICSVVFHDVVTFFVSSFDGKSVFDVVDQSVLKIYDVAEALSDFKRKLLEEHSSVLLKLSKLRGLCFLSILFHFPKYSLVAFFKLFESTEIEGIQKGKYLLHQLTDELDYVGSRHLDKNVGEESFEHSSRIKHQETDPVNESPASIGNSLPNPASPLLKNCLLALVLRKDPSLRSLIFSRYRMLCNSASSEIVSDITSGLEGVFESFVQQVKAEDSQVDNVEVSGRDYPDKHSGSHLKRGSITVNAGSDSFPGELKSMDHNYGDSGDMASGRMFMQRELLNRQSFSPRARTPRDLRSSSFSNRSHSAQIERSPISNMDLSAPTLRSSSGAANSPFESPKQNVPPPHSSGNHAIWYSDGDPAAMDIFPASKQLWLGSLGHDVSEMHIRFQFEKFGVIDHLRFFPFKGFATIEYRNLMDALKAREVMRGRSPWGACLRIKFLDAGLGARGFINGTAVGSSCHVYVGSVPSIWAKDEMVHEVKKLLHKGPRMVIDLSNEGALLMEFDSPEEATVSIAHLRRHRKENSNYYPHPSNTGPPNVMMHAEAAKPGPPFHHTDTRNAFPSNSMIGSPHTQPMLEKPPESYLTRTSALPSFLQQLRAKYNISNSQGPFENHATAALMREQERVPTNMLWINFPNKNSPCITEDELLEVCNLAINNNGSVRVSRPSMPSGSNWLVECSSTDTANTLFKNLRECPGIFFQINFSNPAMHHGPAPSVRPDLELTSPRMSQENCGPPMQPAFAFQSTWTTGGMMEVGRTGAAEQSWMYGRPESGMHSGGSITTGQNYGPPIPPPQPAQTSSFNRPVYPPPNGLWDARGMGHHLHQNPIHSAAMHANSHANVQGPPFLPASVTPLAQIRGSSAAPFDQMFSVPVVPPPLSSLPPLPPPPIMPPTLPPQSDFRPPLPPHPELQPPLPPAPPPLPPPPPPPHSQPSAFPPPPPPHSQPPAFPPPPPPNSPPPPSLAANPDSFRLSSLNPWQGMLSKSGVYYCTIHAQRADSDICSYSNSVMEPAEWPAKLDMTKRTDLRHVKSTFSSTPRHRKEICWLLPSSHGDHKGLHDFISYLKQRECAGVIKLPASKTMWARLLFILPYSPETCSFLSIPPNPSLCLIGLILPKDANSELS; the protein is encoded by the exons ATGGCCGCGGCTGAGCAACCGCTCAAAAAGAGAAGATTGTACGACCCACCGCCATCGTCTCCGCCGCCACCTCCTTCCCAACCACACGAGCCGCCTCAACGGCCACCGACGCCGCCGCCTTTGTCTCATGATGAAATCGCCCGGAGGCGGCGGAACCAGGAAGGAATTCGCAATGTATTTGAGTGCTATAAGAAAATAAAGCTGTGCATCGACCGGAAGGATAAGCATCTGACGCCGGAATTGGAAGAAGCTTATCACTCTTTGATCACTTCCGCTGGAG GATGTGCTAGTGTACAACGTCTTGTAGCAGAGTACATACCACGTTATGCTTCATTTTTCCCGGCTGCTCTAGAAGCTGCTGGGAAGGCTCTCATAAATATGCATAACCAGTGCATCACCGTGATTAGTGGGGGAGAAGACATTGATGGTATTGCTTTTGAGACTACCAAGGCATGCATATTAGGTCTGGTTGATGTATGTCGAGCTGCTGCTTCAGAAAACAGAAATTCAGAAGTTATTCAAAGGATATGCTCTGTTGTTTTTCATGATGTTGTTACATTTTTTGTCTCCTCTTTCGATGGAAAGAGTGTCTTTGATGTTGTTGACCAGAGTGTCCTGAAGATTTATGATGTTGCAGAAGCCCTTTCTGATTTCAAGCGCAAGCTTTTGGAGGAACATAGTTCAGTATTACTGAAATTATCTAAGCTTCGTGGCCTATGTTTTTTGTCGATTCTCTTTCACTTCCCCAAATATTCACTTGTTGCATTCTTTAAACTTTTTGAGTCAACGGAAATTGAGGGAATTCAGAAAGGAAAGTACCTTCTTCACCAATTGACAGATGAACTGGATTATGTTGGCTCTCGTCACCTGGATAAGAATGTTGGTGAGGAATCATTTGAACATTCCAGCAGAATCAAACATCAAGAGACTGATCCTGTTAATGAGTCTCCTGCATCTATCGGAAATTCTTTGCCAAATCCTGCTTCTCCCTTATTAAAGAACTGCTTGTTGGCACTG GTTCTTAGGAAAGATCCTTCACTCAGAAGTTTGATATTTTCAAGGTACAGAATGCTTTGCAATTCTGCTTCATCTGAAATTGTTTCTGATATTACCTCTGGTCTAGAAGGAGTATTTGAATCATTTGTGCAACAAGTAAAAGCAGAAGACAGTCAAGTAGATAATGTTGAGG TTTCAGGGAGAGATTACCCTGATAAACATTCAGGCAGCCATTTGAAAAGGGGAAGCATAACAGTAAATGCTGGAAGTGATTCTTTCCCTGGAGAATTGAAGTCCATGGATCATAATTATGGGGACTCTGGTGATATGGCCAGTGGTAGAATGTTCATGCAAAGGGAACTGTTGAATAGACAATCTTTCTCACCTAGAGCGAGAACACCAAGGGATTTAAGAAGTAGTTCATTTAGTAATCGAAGCCATTCTGCCCAGATAGAGAGGAGTCCAATTTCAAACATGGACCTTTCTGCACCTACCTTAAGATCTTCCAGCGGAGCTGCAAATTCTCCATTTGAGTCTCCCAAACAAAATGTTCCTCCACCCCATTCTTCAGGAAACCATGCAATATGGTACTCCGATGGAGACCCAGCTGCTATGGATATATTTCCAGCTTCAAAACAACTCTGGTTGGGATCGCTAGGTCATGATGTGTCTGAAATGCATATAAGGTTTCAGTTTGAGAAGTTTGGTGTTATAGATCATTTGCGATTTTTTCCATTTAAAGGCTTTGCCACTATAGAGTACAGAAATCTGATGGATGCTTTAAAGGCTAGAGAAGTTATGCGGGGACGTTCTCCTTGGGGTGCCTGCCTTCGGATAAAATTTCTGGATGCAGGATTAGGAGCAAGGGGGTTTATAAATGGTACTGCTGTTGGTTCCAGCTGCCATGTTTATGTTGGGAGTGTTCCAAGCATATGGGCCAAGGATGAGATGGTACATGAAGTTAAAAAACTACTCCACAAGGGCCCTCGCATGGTTATTGATCTTAGCAATGAAGGTGCATTGCTGATGGAATTCGATTCACCTGAAGAAGCCACCGTCTCAATAGCTCATTTGCGGAGGCACCGCAAGGAAAATAGTAATTACTATCCACATCCCTCCAACACAGGTCCACCTAATGTAATGATGCATGCTGAAGCAGCAAAACCTGGTCCTCCTTTTCATCACACTGACACAAGAAATGCTTTCCCTTCTAACAGCATGATTGGATCACCACATACTCAACCTATGCTCGAGAAACCTCCTGAGAGTTACCTGACAAGGACCTCAGCTTTGCCTTCTTTCCTTCAACAGTTACGTGCTAAATATAATATCAGTAACTCTCAAGGGCCTTTTGAGAATCATGCAACAGCTGCACTGATGCGAGAACAAGAACGAGTTCCGACAAACATGCTTTGGATTAATTTTCCAAATAAAAACTCGCCATGTATCACCGAGGATGAGCTTTTGGAAGTTTGTAACCTTGCGATTAACAACAATGGATCTGTTCGTGTGAGTAGACCAAGTATGCCCTCAGGTTCCAATTGGTTGGTCGAGTGCAGTAGCACAGATACAGCAAATACTTTATTCAAGAACTTACGAGAGTGTCCTGGGATTTTTTTCCAGATAAATTTCAG TAATCCTGCGATGCACCATGGCCCTGCTCCTTCGGTGAGACCTGACCTGGAGCTTACATCACCAAGAATGAGTCAGGAAAATTGTGGCCCTCCGATGCAACCTGCTTTTGCATTCCAGTCTACATGGACGACTGGAGGAATGATGGAAGTTGGCCGAACTGGTGCAGCTGAACAATCATGGATGTATGGAAGACCAGAAAGTGGAATGCATTCTGGAGGAAGTATCACCACTGGACAAAATTATGGGCCACCTATTCCACCACCACAGCCTGCTCAAACATCTTCATTCAATAGACCTGTGTATCCACCTCCTAATGGTTTATGGGATGCTCGCGGAATGGGCCACCATCTGCATCAAAACCCAATCCATTCTGCTGCAATGCATGCTAATTCTCATGCTAATGTGCAAGGCCCGCCTTTTTTACCTGCTTCTGTGACCCCACTGGCACAGATCCGGGGAAGTTCTGCAGCGCCATTTGATCAGATGTTCTCTGTGCCTGTTGTACCTCCACCATTATCTTCTTTACCACCACTTCCACCTCCACCTATTATGCCTCCTACATTACCTCCTCAGTCTGATTTTCGTCCTCCATTGCCTCCTCACCCTGAGTTACAGCCTCCACTGCCTCCAGCACCTCCGCCTCtgcctcctcctccacctccacctcatTCCCAGCCTTCTGCATttcctcctccacctccacctcatTCCCAGCCTCCTGCATTTCCTCCTCCCCCGCCTCCTAATTCCCCACCCCCACCATCTTTAGCTGCCAATCCTGACAGTTTTAGGTTGTCCTCACTTAATCCTTGGCAGGGGATGTTGAGTAAAAGTGGTGTTTACTACTGTACAATACACGCACAAAGAGCAGATTCGGATATCTGTAGCTATTCAAATTCCGTTATGGAGCCTGCAGA ATGGCCTGCGAAGTTAGATATGACAAAGCGCACTGACTTGCGCCACGTAAAATCAACATTTTCTAGTACTCCCCGTCACAGA AAAGAAATCTGTTGGCTGCTTCCTTCATCCCATGGTGATCACAAGGGT CTTCACGATTTCATTTCATACTTGAAGCAGAGAGAGTGTGCAGGAGTAATCAAATTACCGGCATCAAAGACTATGTGGGCAAGACTGCTGTTCATTCTTCCATACTCGCCTGAAACATGTTCGTTTCTTTCCATACCCCCGAATCCCTCACTTTGCTTGATTGGTTTGATTCTTCCTAAAGATGCAAATTCTGAACTATCATGA
- the LOC121761945 gene encoding uncharacterized protein LOC121761945 isoform X1 — translation MAAAEQPLKKRRLYDPPPSSPPPPPSQPHEPPQRPPTPPPLSHDEIARRRRNQEGIRNVFECYKKIKLCIDRKDKHLTPELEEAYHSLITSAGGCASVQRLVAEYIPRYASFFPAALEAAGKALINMHNQCITVISGGEDIDGIAFETTKACILGLVDVCRAAASENRNSEVIQRICSVVFHDVVTFFVSSFDGKSVFDVVDQSVLKIYDVAEALSDFKRKLLEEHSSVLLKLSKLRGLCFLSILFHFPKYSLVAFFKLFESTEIEGIQKGKYLLHQLTDELDYVGSRHLDKNVGEESFEHSSRIKHQETDPVNESPASIGNSLPNPASPLLKNCLLALVLRKDPSLRSLIFSRYRMLCNSASSEIVSDITSGLEGVFESFVQQVKAEDSQVDNVEGNSNSSKSVNQCSVARTSNQQGSPVVSGRDYPDKHSGSHLKRGSITVNAGSDSFPGELKSMDHNYGDSGDMASGRMFMQRELLNRQSFSPRARTPRDLRSSSFSNRSHSAQIERSPISNMDLSAPTLRSSSGAANSPFESPKQNVPPPHSSGNHAIWYSDGDPAAMDIFPASKQLWLGSLGHDVSEMHIRFQFEKFGVIDHLRFFPFKGFATIEYRNLMDALKAREVMRGRSPWGACLRIKFLDAGLGARGFINGTAVGSSCHVYVGSVPSIWAKDEMVHEVKKLLHKGPRMVIDLSNEGALLMEFDSPEEATVSIAHLRRHRKENSNYYPHPSNTGPPNVMMHAEAAKPGPPFHHTDTRNAFPSNSMIGSPHTQPMLEKPPESYLTRTSALPSFLQQLRAKYNISNSQGPFENHATAALMREQERVPTNMLWINFPNKNSPCITEDELLEVCNLAINNNGSVRVSRPSMPSGSNWLVECSSTDTANTLFKNLRECPGIFFQINFSNPAMHHGPAPSVRPDLELTSPRMSQENCGPPMQPAFAFQSTWTTGGMMEVGRTGAAEQSWMYGRPESGMHSGGSITTGQNYGPPIPPPQPAQTSSFNRPVYPPPNGLWDARGMGHHLHQNPIHSAAMHANSHANVQGPPFLPASVTPLAQIRGSSAAPFDQMFSVPVVPPPLSSLPPLPPPPIMPPTLPPQSDFRPPLPPHPELQPPLPPAPPPLPPPPPPPHSQPSAFPPPPPPHSQPPAFPPPPPPNSPPPPSLAANPDSFRLSSLNPWQGMLSKSGVYYCTIHAQRADSDICSYSNSVMEPAEWPAKLDMTKRTDLRHVKSTFSSTPRHRKEICWLLPSSHGDHKGLHDFISYLKQRECAGVIKLPASKTMWARLLFILPYSPETCSFLSIPPNPSLCLIGLILPKDANSELS, via the exons ATGGCCGCGGCTGAGCAACCGCTCAAAAAGAGAAGATTGTACGACCCACCGCCATCGTCTCCGCCGCCACCTCCTTCCCAACCACACGAGCCGCCTCAACGGCCACCGACGCCGCCGCCTTTGTCTCATGATGAAATCGCCCGGAGGCGGCGGAACCAGGAAGGAATTCGCAATGTATTTGAGTGCTATAAGAAAATAAAGCTGTGCATCGACCGGAAGGATAAGCATCTGACGCCGGAATTGGAAGAAGCTTATCACTCTTTGATCACTTCCGCTGGAG GATGTGCTAGTGTACAACGTCTTGTAGCAGAGTACATACCACGTTATGCTTCATTTTTCCCGGCTGCTCTAGAAGCTGCTGGGAAGGCTCTCATAAATATGCATAACCAGTGCATCACCGTGATTAGTGGGGGAGAAGACATTGATGGTATTGCTTTTGAGACTACCAAGGCATGCATATTAGGTCTGGTTGATGTATGTCGAGCTGCTGCTTCAGAAAACAGAAATTCAGAAGTTATTCAAAGGATATGCTCTGTTGTTTTTCATGATGTTGTTACATTTTTTGTCTCCTCTTTCGATGGAAAGAGTGTCTTTGATGTTGTTGACCAGAGTGTCCTGAAGATTTATGATGTTGCAGAAGCCCTTTCTGATTTCAAGCGCAAGCTTTTGGAGGAACATAGTTCAGTATTACTGAAATTATCTAAGCTTCGTGGCCTATGTTTTTTGTCGATTCTCTTTCACTTCCCCAAATATTCACTTGTTGCATTCTTTAAACTTTTTGAGTCAACGGAAATTGAGGGAATTCAGAAAGGAAAGTACCTTCTTCACCAATTGACAGATGAACTGGATTATGTTGGCTCTCGTCACCTGGATAAGAATGTTGGTGAGGAATCATTTGAACATTCCAGCAGAATCAAACATCAAGAGACTGATCCTGTTAATGAGTCTCCTGCATCTATCGGAAATTCTTTGCCAAATCCTGCTTCTCCCTTATTAAAGAACTGCTTGTTGGCACTG GTTCTTAGGAAAGATCCTTCACTCAGAAGTTTGATATTTTCAAGGTACAGAATGCTTTGCAATTCTGCTTCATCTGAAATTGTTTCTGATATTACCTCTGGTCTAGAAGGAGTATTTGAATCATTTGTGCAACAAGTAAAAGCAGAAGACAGTCAAGTAGATAATGTTGAGGGTAACTCCAATTCATCTAAATCTGTGAATCAGTGCTCAGTTGCTAGAACATCTAATCAACAAGGATCTCCTGTAGTTTCAGGGAGAGATTACCCTGATAAACATTCAGGCAGCCATTTGAAAAGGGGAAGCATAACAGTAAATGCTGGAAGTGATTCTTTCCCTGGAGAATTGAAGTCCATGGATCATAATTATGGGGACTCTGGTGATATGGCCAGTGGTAGAATGTTCATGCAAAGGGAACTGTTGAATAGACAATCTTTCTCACCTAGAGCGAGAACACCAAGGGATTTAAGAAGTAGTTCATTTAGTAATCGAAGCCATTCTGCCCAGATAGAGAGGAGTCCAATTTCAAACATGGACCTTTCTGCACCTACCTTAAGATCTTCCAGCGGAGCTGCAAATTCTCCATTTGAGTCTCCCAAACAAAATGTTCCTCCACCCCATTCTTCAGGAAACCATGCAATATGGTACTCCGATGGAGACCCAGCTGCTATGGATATATTTCCAGCTTCAAAACAACTCTGGTTGGGATCGCTAGGTCATGATGTGTCTGAAATGCATATAAGGTTTCAGTTTGAGAAGTTTGGTGTTATAGATCATTTGCGATTTTTTCCATTTAAAGGCTTTGCCACTATAGAGTACAGAAATCTGATGGATGCTTTAAAGGCTAGAGAAGTTATGCGGGGACGTTCTCCTTGGGGTGCCTGCCTTCGGATAAAATTTCTGGATGCAGGATTAGGAGCAAGGGGGTTTATAAATGGTACTGCTGTTGGTTCCAGCTGCCATGTTTATGTTGGGAGTGTTCCAAGCATATGGGCCAAGGATGAGATGGTACATGAAGTTAAAAAACTACTCCACAAGGGCCCTCGCATGGTTATTGATCTTAGCAATGAAGGTGCATTGCTGATGGAATTCGATTCACCTGAAGAAGCCACCGTCTCAATAGCTCATTTGCGGAGGCACCGCAAGGAAAATAGTAATTACTATCCACATCCCTCCAACACAGGTCCACCTAATGTAATGATGCATGCTGAAGCAGCAAAACCTGGTCCTCCTTTTCATCACACTGACACAAGAAATGCTTTCCCTTCTAACAGCATGATTGGATCACCACATACTCAACCTATGCTCGAGAAACCTCCTGAGAGTTACCTGACAAGGACCTCAGCTTTGCCTTCTTTCCTTCAACAGTTACGTGCTAAATATAATATCAGTAACTCTCAAGGGCCTTTTGAGAATCATGCAACAGCTGCACTGATGCGAGAACAAGAACGAGTTCCGACAAACATGCTTTGGATTAATTTTCCAAATAAAAACTCGCCATGTATCACCGAGGATGAGCTTTTGGAAGTTTGTAACCTTGCGATTAACAACAATGGATCTGTTCGTGTGAGTAGACCAAGTATGCCCTCAGGTTCCAATTGGTTGGTCGAGTGCAGTAGCACAGATACAGCAAATACTTTATTCAAGAACTTACGAGAGTGTCCTGGGATTTTTTTCCAGATAAATTTCAG TAATCCTGCGATGCACCATGGCCCTGCTCCTTCGGTGAGACCTGACCTGGAGCTTACATCACCAAGAATGAGTCAGGAAAATTGTGGCCCTCCGATGCAACCTGCTTTTGCATTCCAGTCTACATGGACGACTGGAGGAATGATGGAAGTTGGCCGAACTGGTGCAGCTGAACAATCATGGATGTATGGAAGACCAGAAAGTGGAATGCATTCTGGAGGAAGTATCACCACTGGACAAAATTATGGGCCACCTATTCCACCACCACAGCCTGCTCAAACATCTTCATTCAATAGACCTGTGTATCCACCTCCTAATGGTTTATGGGATGCTCGCGGAATGGGCCACCATCTGCATCAAAACCCAATCCATTCTGCTGCAATGCATGCTAATTCTCATGCTAATGTGCAAGGCCCGCCTTTTTTACCTGCTTCTGTGACCCCACTGGCACAGATCCGGGGAAGTTCTGCAGCGCCATTTGATCAGATGTTCTCTGTGCCTGTTGTACCTCCACCATTATCTTCTTTACCACCACTTCCACCTCCACCTATTATGCCTCCTACATTACCTCCTCAGTCTGATTTTCGTCCTCCATTGCCTCCTCACCCTGAGTTACAGCCTCCACTGCCTCCAGCACCTCCGCCTCtgcctcctcctccacctccacctcatTCCCAGCCTTCTGCATttcctcctccacctccacctcatTCCCAGCCTCCTGCATTTCCTCCTCCCCCGCCTCCTAATTCCCCACCCCCACCATCTTTAGCTGCCAATCCTGACAGTTTTAGGTTGTCCTCACTTAATCCTTGGCAGGGGATGTTGAGTAAAAGTGGTGTTTACTACTGTACAATACACGCACAAAGAGCAGATTCGGATATCTGTAGCTATTCAAATTCCGTTATGGAGCCTGCAGA ATGGCCTGCGAAGTTAGATATGACAAAGCGCACTGACTTGCGCCACGTAAAATCAACATTTTCTAGTACTCCCCGTCACAGA AAAGAAATCTGTTGGCTGCTTCCTTCATCCCATGGTGATCACAAGGGT CTTCACGATTTCATTTCATACTTGAAGCAGAGAGAGTGTGCAGGAGTAATCAAATTACCGGCATCAAAGACTATGTGGGCAAGACTGCTGTTCATTCTTCCATACTCGCCTGAAACATGTTCGTTTCTTTCCATACCCCCGAATCCCTCACTTTGCTTGATTGGTTTGATTCTTCCTAAAGATGCAAATTCTGAACTATCATGA